A DNA window from Arachis duranensis cultivar V14167 chromosome 3, aradu.V14167.gnm2.J7QH, whole genome shotgun sequence contains the following coding sequences:
- the LOC107478757 gene encoding zinc finger protein BRUTUS isoform X2 yields the protein METIERHFRNEEVQVLPLARKHFSFKRQCELLYQSLCMMPLKLIERVLPWLIGSLTAEETKMFLRNMQLAAPEMDSAIVTLFSGWACKARIEGLCLSSGASGLLYSDDDK from the exons ATGGAAACCATAGAGAGACATTTCCGTAATGAAGAAGTTCAG GTCCTTCCACTTGCAAGAAAGCACTTTAGCTTTAAAAGGCAATGCGAACTTCTGTATCAAAGCTTGTGCATGATGCCTCTGAAATTGATTGAGCGTGTCCTTCCATGGTTGATAGGATCATTAACTGCAGAAGAAACAAAGATGTTTCTGAGAAACATGCAGTTGGCAG CTCCAGAAATGGATTCTGCTATAGTTACACTCTTCTCGGGGTGGGCTTGCAAGGCTCGTATTGAAGGTCTATGTTTGTCTTCTGGTGCTTCAG GCCTATTGTACTCTGATGATGACaaatga
- the LOC107478757 gene encoding zinc finger protein BRUTUS isoform X1, with product MWQTSGGWDRSTDTTPSTPCSATPMPVSPPSTWPITLSNILSEIYYSGIWVIFPALDIRVKNVAKTYSLEHKGENNLFDHLFELLNSSTHNDESFARELASCTGALQTSVSQHMAKEEEQV from the exons ATGTGGCAGACCAGCGGAGGCTGGGACCGATCGACCGATACGACGCCGTCCACGCCATGCTCCGCTACGCCGATGCCAGTCTCTCCACCTTCCACATGGCCGATCACT CTTTCGAACATTCTGAGTGAAATATATTATTCTGGAATATGGGTGATTTTTCCAGCCCTTGATATACGTGTGAAGAATGTTGCAAAGACATATTCTCTTGAACACAAAGGTGAAAACAATCTTTTTGATCATCTATTTGAGCTGCTAAATTCTTCCACCCACAACGATGAAAGTTTTGCTAGAGAGTTAGCATCCTGCACAGGAGCTTTGCAGACGTCAGTTAGTCAACACATGGCAAAGGAAGAGGAGCAGGTATAA
- the LOC107478756 gene encoding 50S ribosomal protein L3, chloroplastic translates to MSIMSICPAISGCYWRSPDLLSNRESKSFLKVKAGSSRRPRRAMVTMSMETGVGVMGTKLGMMSYFEADGEVVPVTVVGFKEGNIVTQVKTEATDGYSAVQVGYQRVRDRKLTKPEMGHLQKAGAISMRHLKEFRLLSVDAFQPNQRLVFDQIFQEGDLVDVSGTTIGKGFQGGIKRHNFKRGLMTHGSKSHRQLGSIGAGTTPGRVYKGKKMPGRMGGTKRKIRKLKIVKIDKDLNVVMIKGAVPGKPGNLLRITPAKIVGKNIPKN, encoded by the exons ATGTCAATAATGTCGATTTGTCCAGCGATATCAGGGTGTTACTGGCGGAGCCCAGATTTGTTGAGCAATCGGGAGTCGAAGTCGTTTCTGAAAGTGAAAGCGGGGAGCAGCAGGAGGCCGAGAAGAGCGATGGTGACGATGAGCATGGAGACTGGAGTTGGAGTGATGGGCACGAAGCTGGGCATGATGAGCTACTTCGAGGCCGACGGAGAGGTGGTGCCCGTGACGGTGGTGGGCTTCAAGGAAGGCAATATCGTGACGCAGGTGAAGACGGAAGCAACTGACGGATACAGTGCAGTCCAGGTCGGATACCAAAGGGTGAGGGACAGAAAATTGACTAAACCCGAAATGGGTCATCTCCAGAAGGCTGGTGCCATCTCCATGCGCCATCTTAAGGAGTTTCGCCTTCTCTCCGTCGACGCTTTTCAGCCCAACCAGCGTCTCGTCTTCGATCAAATCTTCCAGGAGGGCGATCTTGTTGACGTCTCCGGCACCACCATCGGCAAGGGTTTCCAag GTGGAATCAAGCGTCACAACTTCAAGAGGGGTCTAATGACCCATGGTTCTAAGAGTCACAGACAACTAGGATCAATTGGTGCTGGAACTACACCTGGCCGTGTATACAAGGGAAAGAAGATGCCTGGTAGGATGGGAGGAACCAAGAGGAAGATTAGAAAGCTTAAAATTGTCAAAATCGATAAGGATCTTAATGTGGTTATGATCAAAGGTGCTGTCCCTGGTAAGCCAGGGAATCTTCTGCGAATAACTCCAGCCAAGATTGTTGGGAAGAACATTCCAAAAAATTAA